GGAATTTATCAAGAAAATTCCTGGAATCAAAGGTAAATTCATTCAACCGGCATTACGAATTGTAATCTGTATCCCTTCTGGTATCACTGAAGTTGAAAAAAGAGCCGTAAGAGATTCTGCTCAGAAAGTAAATGCAAAAGAAGTAAGACTGATCTATGAGCCAATGGCAGCAGCAATTGGGGTAGGGATAGACGTACAGAAGCCTGAAGGAAATATGATCATCGATATAGGTGGAGGTACTACGGAAATTGCTGTAGTAGCGTTAGGAGGTATCGTATGTGATAAATCTGTGAAAATTGCAGGAGATGTATTTACCAATGATATTGCTTATTACTTAAGAACTCACCATAACCTATATATCGGAGAAAGAACTGCTGAAAGAATCAAAATTGAAGTAGGTTCTGCAGTAGAAGACCTTGATGTGGACATCGAGGATATCCCGGTACAAGGAAGAGACCTTATTACAGGTAAACCTAAAGAAATTATGGTTGGATACAAAGAGATTGCACGTGCATTAGACAAGTCGATCATCAGAATCGAAGATGCTGTAATGGAAACTCTTTCTCTTACACCACCGGAACTGGCAGCTGATATTTACAAAACAGGTATCTATCTTGCCGGAGGAGGAGCGTTATTAAGAGGTCTTGCGGACAGAATCCACAAAAAGACAGGTCTTCCTGTATTTGTTGCGGAAGATCCGTTAAGAGCTGTAGTTCGCGGAACAGGTATTGCCCTTAAGAATATGGATAAGTTCAATTTCTTAATTAAATAATTTTAACTTTTTACGACTTTATATCTGAATGGGATTTTTGCTGAGATTATTTTCGAAGAATACTCTTTTCGTCTTCTTTATATTTCTGCAAATTATTGCTCTGGTTTTGATATTCTCCAGAAATGCCATGCAGAAATCCTGGATAGCGGGGCAGACTGCTGCGTTCAATTCCTGGGTTTCAGGATATATTGATGAAGGAGTTTCTTATCTGAAGCTAAAACAGATCAACGAAGATCTTGTGGTTCAGAATAAAGCCCTTATGACTGAACTCTACGGAAAAGACGGATCAAAGAATCCTGTTTTCAAAAGAGTTCATGATACCATTGGTGGTGGGCAGATCTATACTTTTGTTGATGGAGAAATTGTTTTCAATAGTATCAACAGAAGAAACAACTATTTTACAATCAACCGCGGCCGTAGAGATGGAGTATTTCCTCAGATGGGAGTAATGGCGCCAAGAGGTATTGCGGGAATTGTAATTAATTCTACAGACAGTTATGCATTAGTTCAGTCGGTCTTAAGTGTCAACAAGATCAGAATTAATGCAGCACTCAAAAACTCAGGATATTTCGGTACTTTGACGTGGAATGGTGATAACTCCAGAGTGATGCACCTTGCAGATATTCCAAAATATGTTGCATTAAAAG
The window above is part of the Chryseobacterium sp. MA9 genome. Proteins encoded here:
- a CDS encoding rod shape-determining protein gives rise to the protein MSLFDMFTQEIAIDLGTANTLIIHNNKIVIDQPSIVAIERSTGKPIAVGEQAKHMQGKTHEDIKTIRPLKDGVIADFHASEHMIKEFIKKIPGIKGKFIQPALRIVICIPSGITEVEKRAVRDSAQKVNAKEVRLIYEPMAAAIGVGIDVQKPEGNMIIDIGGGTTEIAVVALGGIVCDKSVKIAGDVFTNDIAYYLRTHHNLYIGERTAERIKIEVGSAVEDLDVDIEDIPVQGRDLITGKPKEIMVGYKEIARALDKSIIRIEDAVMETLSLTPPELAADIYKTGIYLAGGGALLRGLADRIHKKTGLPVFVAEDPLRAVVRGTGIALKNMDKFNFLIK
- the mreC gene encoding rod shape-determining protein MreC → MGFLLRLFSKNTLFVFFIFLQIIALVLIFSRNAMQKSWIAGQTAAFNSWVSGYIDEGVSYLKLKQINEDLVVQNKALMTELYGKDGSKNPVFKRVHDTIGGGQIYTFVDGEIVFNSINRRNNYFTINRGRRDGVFPQMGVMAPRGIAGIVINSTDSYALVQSVLSVNKIRINAALKNSGYFGTLTWNGDNSRVMHLADIPKYVALKVGDTVVTDGKSAIFPKGVTIGTIAGYSVDNKTGFWDISVELSEKMGALNKVYVVKNLKKAEVQKIQDTMQAVIKKEND